A stretch of Ipomoea triloba cultivar NCNSP0323 chromosome 13, ASM357664v1 DNA encodes these proteins:
- the LOC116003113 gene encoding nudix hydrolase 8 encodes MLPVSRLVGSETMTTTMFSSFCLESKVMGGSRVSPTFCSWRGIYLKASYSKTSHDAISAVAEEKFLVEAFPYHINGRNGSSLYLRETRVLDASDDEYGGVVVNPGKLPSNPNTFTSMLRASLSHWKLKGKQGVWLKLPIEKSDLVPVAVKEGFEYHHAEKGYVMMTYWIPQGPSMLPSNASHQVGVGGFVINDKNEVLVVQEKHCAPELFGLWKIPTGFILESEEIYTGVVREIKEETGIDTEFVEVIAFRHAHNVAFQKSDLFFVCMLRPVSKQIMVDDLEIQAAKWMPLVEFVEQPLIQSDSMFKKIIDICLARLRKRYCGLSVHQLVSKFDGRLSSLYFNTVENSDSNCQAN; translated from the exons ATGTTGCCAGTTTCTAGGTTAGTTGGTTCAGAGACGATGACTACTACAATGTTTTCAAGCTTCTGTTTGGAATCTAAAGTAATGGGTGGTTCCAGAGTTAGTCCCACGTTTTGTTCTTGGAGAG GCATTTATTTGAAGGCTTCTTATTCAAAGACTTCCCATGATGCAATTAGTGCAGTTGCGGAGGAAAAATTCTTAGTTGAAGCTTTTCCTTATCATATCAATGGAAGAAACGGTTCGAGTTTGTACCTTAGGGAAACTAGAGTCCTTGATGCCTCTGATGATGAGTATGGTGGAGTAGTTGTTAATCCAGGAAAGCTACCTTCCAACCCAAATACATTTACCTCTATGCTTCGTGCATCTCTCTCGCACTGGAAACTAAAG ggAAAGCAGGGTGTTTGGCTTAAGCTTCCAATAGAAAAATCGGACTTGGTCCCTGTGGCTGTGAAG GAAGGGTTTGAATACCATCATGCAGAAAAAGGGTATGTGATGATGACTTACTGGATACCTCAAGGGCCTAGCATGCTTCCTTCTAATGCTTCTCACCAAGTTGGAGTAGGGGGTTTTGTGATCAATGACAAGAACGAG GTGCTTGTTGTTCAAGAAAAACATTGCGCTCCAGAGCTTTTTGGTCTTTGGAAAATACCAACTGGTTTCATTCTTGAG TCAGAGGAGATCTATACTGGAGTTGTGAGAGAAATAAAGGAGGAAACAGGA ATTGACACTGAATTTGTCGAAGTTATAGCCTTCAG GCATGCTCATAATGTGGCATTTCAGAAGTCTGATTTGTTCTTTGTCTGTATGTTAAGACCCGTATCGAAACAGATCATGGTAGATGATCTGGAAATTCAAGCAGCAAAG TGGATGCCTTTAGTGGAGTTCGTGGAGCAGCCCCTCATACAATCAGACAGCATGTTCAAGAAAATCATCGACATCTGCCTTGCACGTCTGAGGAAGCGTTACTGTGGACTGTCTGTACACCAACTTGTGTCGAAATTCGATGGCAGACTATCCTCCTTGTACTTCAACACAGTCGAGAATTCGGATTCAAACTGCCAGGCTAATTGA
- the LOC116001201 gene encoding uncharacterized protein LOC116001201 — protein MIAQMSKLQATIESQQAALSSQQVLIESFTAQQQGGGNQFSNQASSSNGRLPASTENPRKQVNAVTTRSGLALKDLPFPSDDPVPEKTDKKDEGIQVEDVPDESEEEPVLQRDSAKGKAPMQDESDPSKKPEKKDKQIGDSVVPCNLLPFPQRLWRSKETERENKFKMMLDKLEISMPFVDAVTQIPSYKKFLKDILTLQQKLPPKLKDPCSFTIPCIIGGFVVGSALCDLGASVSLMPYFLCKRLNLGSPKPTTMTLQMADRSIKRLVGVLEDIPVMDDQHFISGDFVILDMEEDTKVPIILGRPFLATAGALIDVKRGKLVMEVAGQKIEFDIFKMAKHQPSYIDECHVIEVLEQCSAEVEEEEDEDSSEPVAEELVDSLEIVVSLAPFEEEQAPKVELKPLPSSLRYAFLGSNSTYPVIISSSLKEEQVEELLTVLRKHRKAIGYSIGDLIGIDPKY, from the exons ATGATAGCTCAGATGAGCAAGTTACAGGCAACCATAGAGTCTCAGCAAGCTGCCCTTAGCTCTCAACAAGTACTGATAGAGAGCTTCACGGCTCAACAACAAGGAGGTGGTAATCAGTTTTCTAATCAAGCCTCATCTTCGAATGGTAGACTGCCAGCAAGCACGGAAAATCCAAGGAAGCAGGTGAATGCAGTGACCACGAGAAGTGGATTAGCTTTGAAGGATCTTCCTTTTCCTTCAGATGATCCAGTGCCTGAGAAAACTGATAAGAAGGATGAGGGCATTCAGGTTGAGGATGTTCCTGATGAGAGTGAAGAGGAGCCTGTGTTACAGAGAGACAGTGCTAAGGGGAAAGCCCCTATGCAAGATGAGAGTGATCCGAGCAAGAAGCCTGAGAAGAAAGATAAGCAGATTGGTGACTCAGTTGTTCCTTGCAATCTCTTGCCATTCCCACAGAGATTGTGGAGATCCAAGGAAACTGAGAGAGAAAATAAGTTCAAGATGATGCTGGACAAGTTGGAGATATCTATGCCCTTTGTTGATGCAGTAACTCAGATTCCTTCatacaagaaattcttgaaggatATTCTGA CTCTTCAACAAAAGTTGCCTCCCAAGCTGAAAGATCCATGTAGTTTTACCATCCCCTGCATTATTGGGGGATTTGTAGTGGGCAGTGCCTTATGTGATCTGGGTGCCAGTGTTAGCCTGATGCCATATTTCCTTTGTAAGAGGCTTAACCTGGGCAGCCCAAAGCCTACCACCATGACTCTCCAGATGGCTGATAGATCCATTAAGCGCTTAGTGGGAGTTCTTGAAGACATCCCGGTGATGGATGATCAGCATTTCATATCGGGAGACTTCGTGATTCTGGATATGGAAGAGGATACCAAGGTTCCCATTATCCTTGGTAGGCCTTTTCTAGCTACTGCTGGGGCTCTCATAGATGTAAAGAGGGGAAAActtgtgatggaggtggctggccaaaaaattgaatttgatatCTTTAAGATGGCCAAACACCAACCCTCTTACATCGATGAGTGTCATGTGATTGAGGTGCTGGAGCAGTGCAGTGCAGAGgtggaggaagaggaggatgagGACTCCTCTGAACCAGTTGCTGAGGAGTTGGTGGATTCACTAGAAATAGTGGTTTCTCTTGCTCCATTTGAAGAGGAGCAGGCCCCGAAGGTAGAATTGAAACCTTTGCCTTCCAGTTTGAGGTATGCATTTCTTGGCTCTAATTCTACTTATCCTGTGATCATCAGTTCCTCTCTGAAGGAGGAACAAGTTGAGGAACTGTTGACTGTGCTCAGGAAGCACAGGAAGGCTATTGGGTATTCGATTGGGGATTTAATTGGCATTGATCCTAAGTATTAA